In Lascolabacillus massiliensis, a single genomic region encodes these proteins:
- a CDS encoding glycosyltransferase — protein MVINEDALISIVVITYNNSNYIEETLESIKSQTYNNIELIVSDDCSTDKTVEITEEWIDKNRDRFANVKLITTPVNTGISKNCNRGLRECSGKWLKVIAGDDILLNNFIKDNIEFTYLNPGASIIFSNVCEIDENSNLVRSIVVNEGQEMFANISTAKKQLKYYSRWPIFLNTPTFFIKRDLFKLVGYCDEEFRIYEDMSTLFRVLENGYKIYHLDETTVAYRVHSKAVSRDMKKNGPREKEALRIFEKYQMKNLNILNPFDLSIYYENWLRFKYRGFFGLKGDSILRKLSLYYWYMRLNGVKTY, from the coding sequence GTCATAAATGAAGATGCTTTGATTTCGATTGTTGTAATAACATACAATAATTCTAACTATATAGAAGAAACATTAGAGAGTATTAAGTCTCAGACATATAATAATATAGAGTTAATAGTTAGTGATGATTGTTCAACTGATAAAACAGTGGAGATTACTGAAGAGTGGATAGATAAAAACAGAGATAGATTTGCAAATGTAAAATTAATAACTACACCTGTAAATACTGGGATATCTAAAAACTGTAATAGAGGTCTCAGGGAATGTAGTGGTAAGTGGTTGAAAGTTATTGCAGGTGATGATATACTTCTGAATAATTTTATAAAAGATAACATTGAGTTTACTTATTTAAATCCTGGTGCGTCGATCATTTTTTCAAATGTTTGCGAGATAGATGAAAATAGTAATCTAGTCAGATCTATTGTAGTAAATGAAGGGCAAGAAATGTTTGCAAATATCTCAACTGCAAAAAAACAGTTGAAATATTACTCACGTTGGCCTATATTTTTGAATACACCTACATTCTTTATTAAGAGGGATCTGTTTAAGCTTGTTGGGTATTGTGACGAGGAATTCAGGATATATGAGGATATGTCCACTCTGTTCAGAGTTCTTGAAAATGGTTATAAGATCTATCATCTTGATGAAACAACAGTTGCTTACAGAGTACATAGTAAAGCAGTTTCGAGAGATATGAAGAAAAATGGTCCAAGAGAAAAAGAAGCTCTCAGGATTTTTGAAAAATATCAAATGAAAAACCTTAATATTCTTAACCCATTTGACTTATCGATATATTATGAGAATTGGCTGAGATTTAAATACCGAGGTTTTTTTGGACTTAAAGGTGATTCAATATTGCGCAAACTAAGTTTGTATTATTGGTATATGAGACTAAATGGTGTGAAAACTTATTAA